A genomic segment from Leptolyngbya boryana PCC 6306 encodes:
- a CDS encoding site-specific integrase has translation MLLDQINARLKAGKIGVTIRQKGDRLYLRGTFPPKSGETEWKQRDISLGIYANPAGYKRAEIEARKAGAQLADKAFNWLDWIDSPKSQSDTVSKWIEQFEADYFSKRKRTPKSETTWQTEYAQVFRQLPLNEPLTPELLRSHILKTEPDSRNRQRYCMVLGALAKLASVDLDVKSLRGNYSAKKLTPRDLPSDIEISQWRDRISNEQWQFAFGLMACYGLRNHELFHIDLEKLRDGPVLHLIEDTHGGGKTGARRVWALYPEWWDKWRLWDVSLLPQVTGRNNRELGHRVTQAFKRYGFRNPYNLRHCWAVRSIDFLPVELAAVQMGHSYQIHCNTYHHWISDEVHQRAYDLAMQRSDRPLPPP, from the coding sequence ATGCTACTTGACCAAATAAATGCCCGTCTCAAGGCAGGCAAGATCGGCGTAACCATTCGGCAGAAGGGCGATCGGCTCTATTTGCGCGGTACGTTCCCACCTAAGTCAGGCGAGACGGAATGGAAGCAACGTGATATATCGTTGGGTATCTACGCCAATCCAGCAGGCTATAAGCGGGCAGAAATTGAAGCCAGAAAAGCAGGCGCACAACTGGCGGATAAAGCGTTTAATTGGCTTGATTGGATAGACAGCCCCAAATCACAATCAGATACCGTTAGCAAGTGGATCGAGCAGTTTGAGGCTGATTACTTCAGCAAACGGAAGCGCACACCCAAGTCTGAAACCACTTGGCAGACTGAATACGCACAAGTGTTTCGACAGCTACCACTGAATGAGCCGCTAACACCGGAATTATTGCGATCGCACATTTTGAAGACAGAGCCAGATAGTCGCAATCGGCAGCGCTACTGCATGGTTCTGGGTGCGCTAGCTAAGTTGGCATCGGTGGATCTGGATGTGAAGTCGTTGCGGGGGAACTATTCAGCCAAAAAACTGACACCGCGTGATTTGCCGTCTGATATTGAAATTAGCCAATGGCGCGATCGTATTTCAAATGAGCAATGGCAGTTCGCATTCGGACTGATGGCTTGCTATGGGTTGCGGAATCACGAACTATTTCATATTGACCTAGAAAAACTGCGCGATGGTCCGGTTCTGCACTTGATCGAAGACACCCACGGAGGCGGTAAGACCGGTGCAAGAAGGGTCTGGGCACTCTACCCAGAATGGTGGGACAAGTGGCGCTTGTGGGATGTCTCGTTATTGCCACAGGTAACAGGACGGAACAATCGAGAATTAGGGCATCGGGTAACGCAAGCATTTAAGCGTTACGGCTTTCGCAATCCTTACAATTTGCGTCATTGTTGGGCAGTGCGGTCGATCGACTTTCTACCCGTGGAGCTTGCAGCTGTGCAGATGGGACATAGCTATCAAATCCACTGCAACACCTATCATCACTGGATTTCTGATGAGGTACATCAACGGGCTTATGACCTGGCAATGCAGAGAAGTGATCGACCTCTGCCGCCTCCCTAA